A region from the Ptychodera flava strain L36383 chromosome 10, AS_Pfla_20210202, whole genome shotgun sequence genome encodes:
- the LOC139141507 gene encoding arginine-binding extracellular protein ArtP-like, protein MLFRMMGEQMGGKIVSEMEKKREENRVYTLAMWLSCDCAFEYIESGRHRGFFLDLAKTVCRQAGKKCVYQVVAGSECITHQSGVIPHAGKALLGKQVDMCLGWFKTPARKLSLDYTEPLLRLQGKVLFVVKTGNPNNFDPSDITGKTIGFEDGVFTDKTCLLHAKDRIKGVDTMQPQQEVYNETIQILLGDLRNDRIDSLLAFDNRVAPYLHEEFETIGDDIGCILEDGVYGIKRKDNSLAWFDETLKAMRKSGKYHALCHQARHEHGHKGRLVCVDE, encoded by the exons ATGTTGTTTCGCATGATGGGAGAGCAGATGGGCGGGAAGATAGTCAGCGAAATGGAGAAGAAGAGAGAAGAAAATCGAGTTTATACTCTTGCAATGTGGCTCAGTTGTGACTGTGCATTTGAATACAT AGAAAGTGGCCGGCACAGGGGGTTCTTTTTAGATCTCGCAAAAACTG TTTGTCGGCAGGCTGGTAAGAAATGTGTTTATCAAGTTGTAGCAGGGAGTGAATGCATTACCCATCAAAGTGGCGTTATTCCCCACGCTGGTAAAG CTTTGCTTGGAAAGCAAGTTGACATGTGTCTAGGATGGTTCAAGACACCTGCTAGGAAGTTGTCTTTAGATTATACAGAACCTCTTTTAAGACTTCAAGGCAAAGTCTTATTTGTGGTAAAGACTGGAAATCCAAACAATTTCGATCCGAGTGACATAACGGGGAAGACAATCG GTTTTGAAGACGGAGTTTTCACCGACAAGACCTGTCTGCTGCACGCTAAGGATCGAATCAAAGGTGTAGATACCATGCAACCACAGCAAGAGGTGTACAACGAAACCATTCAAATCCTGCTGGGTGATCTTAGAAACGACAGG ATTGATTCACTCCTTGCTTTTGACAACAGAGTCGCACCCTATCTTCACGAGGAGTTTGAAACAATAGGAGATGACATCGGGTGTATACTTGAAGACGGGGTATACGGAATAAAACGGAAGGACAACTCTCTCGCGTGGTTCGACGAAACCCTGAAGGCAATGAGAAAGAGCGGCAAATATCATGCCTTGTGTCACCAGGCCAGGCATGAACATG GCCACAAGGGAAGGTTGGTATGCGTGGATGAATAG